From a single Acidobacteriota bacterium genomic region:
- a CDS encoding carboxypeptidase regulatory-like domain-containing protein: MAPGAVLGVNGRIAVTIRTTINSAYYGTILNWPLATGTNVSGSGVRSDTLDGTVVTTQGGVVAPSTSICQGEAGIGCTGPSETFQTPGIDPTCLRINAPTAAEASYSGAVYTAEGIGIRGVTISALNVSTMEVASAVTNSFGNFALEGLTVGDLHIVTLRHKSFHFSNNDFRLTLDGDVVGARLVADPETELTTPASRDSVERKVAPISNPIINSANASISGYVVDLNNIGLPNISISAVDTLNGGVFRTRTNSLGYYSLTDLPTGVVYNVSIASKSTRSQRMR, translated from the coding sequence TTGGCTCCGGGCGCGGTGCTCGGGGTTAACGGACGAATCGCGGTGACCATCAGGACGACGATCAACAGCGCCTATTACGGCACGATCCTGAACTGGCCGCTGGCAACCGGCACGAACGTGTCCGGTTCCGGCGTACGCTCGGATACGCTTGACGGTACGGTTGTCACCACACAGGGCGGTGTCGTCGCTCCGTCGACGTCGATCTGCCAGGGCGAGGCCGGCATTGGCTGTACAGGGCCATCGGAAACATTCCAGACCCCTGGAATCGATCCTACCTGTCTCAGAATCAACGCACCGACGGCCGCCGAAGCGTCGTATTCCGGAGCGGTTTACACGGCGGAAGGCATCGGCATTCGCGGCGTGACCATCTCGGCCCTGAATGTCTCGACGATGGAGGTCGCCTCGGCAGTTACCAATTCGTTTGGCAACTTTGCGCTCGAGGGGTTGACGGTGGGTGACTTGCACATCGTGACGCTTCGCCACAAGAGTTTCCATTTCTCGAACAATGACTTCAGGTTGACACTCGACGGCGATGTCGTCGGAGCGAGACTCGTCGCCGATCCCGAAACCGAGTTGACAACACCGGCAAGTCGCGATTCCGTGGAACGCAAGGTCGCGCCAATTTCAAACCCGATCATCAATTCGGCGAACGCTTCGATAAGCGGCTACGTAGTTGACTTAAACAACATTGGTCTTCCAAACATCTCGATCTCGGCTGTCGACACGCTGAATGGCGGTGTTTTCAGAACGCGAACGAATTCGTTGGGATACTATTCGCTTACGGATCTTCCAACAGGCGTGGTTTACAATGTGTCCATCGCCAGCAAAAGTACGCGTTCTCAACGAATGCGCTGA